The following proteins are encoded in a genomic region of Nicotiana sylvestris chromosome 4, ASM39365v2, whole genome shotgun sequence:
- the LOC138889916 gene encoding uncharacterized protein, with protein MNKLSRCWIDKDTSDDECKDNNEYCFMARGETNEEHHKGNRKRKWYLDRVCSSHMIGDKNLFKEVTKIDGGSVKFGDDSKGKKIGAGTIPFNNNCDITKVYLVDELNFNLLTISQLCDSGYKVKFKKIGCAIEDETDKTILPGKRYGNVYILDAFENIDGHICLTSNLMIPGYGIGNMVMQACI; from the exons ATGAACAAACTTTCAAGATGCTGGATAGATAAGGATACTTCAGACGATGAATGCAAAGACAACAATGAATATTGCTTCATGGCTCGAGGTGAAACAAACGAG GAACACCACAAAGGAAATCGCAAAAGAAAATGGTACTTAGACCGTGTGTGTTCCAGCCACATGATAGGTGATAAAAACCTGTTCAAAGAAGTTACAAAAATAGACGGAGGAAGCGTTAAGTTTGGCGATGATTCAAAGGGAAAAAAAATCGGTGCCGGTACAATTCCCTTCAATAACAATTGTGATATCACTAAGGTTTATCTAGTTGATGAGCTTAATTTTAACCTTCTGACCATAAGTCAGTTATGCGACTCAGGATATAAGGTAAAGTTCAAGAAAATAGGTTGTGCTATTGAAGATGAGACAGATAAAACAATCCTTCCAGGTAAAAGGTATGGAAACGTTTACATTCTTGATGCTTTTGAAAATATTGATGGTCATATCTGTTTAACTTCCAATTTGATGATCCCTGGTTATGGCATAGGAAACATGGTCATGCAAGCATGCATCTGA
- the LOC138889915 gene encoding uncharacterized protein gives MPKFDLYDRHRDHVAHLRGFCSKIRGAGRKDELLIAYFSQSLSGAALEWYTHQDHSRWYTWDDLAQAFARHFLYNIEIVPDHLSLTKIEKKPSESFREYGFRWREPATRVNPPMEEDKMVEYFIQALEPTYFGHLISAIEKCWHLKNAIQELIDTNQIVVQSPEAPNINQNPLPAHAETHMIEIVHKNGEPKKTSQSVMMIRSCESKPVKDPVVTKATSSIAEGLVDKLSMPNNKLAVVVEKRSPSDVVAKKEKPKVIVPEVSRRCFAPEELRKAKTLRDNPVLVKKSVTEEEAEEFLRKMKILNEAHVPDKITVNHLEKMSNKIFEANGITFSANILPLSTLNKLKVDDERIHKNSICVRGFDRGGKDSIGNIMLELTIGPVEFTMEFQVLDVVISYNLLLGGPWIHVGKAVLSSLHQMVKFEWDRQEIVVHGDKNLCAFNDTSVPFIEAEKDKGLWVYQVSKIVSVEKVPEREYILGPKLASATVMVATEMLKKGFVQGKGLGASLQGIVQLVSLRENMGTFGLGFKPIGDDVKKARKLKKKAWSLPKLVPHLSRSFIKAGVVKRPVTTIPKPVVDFDKELVKRFHSLFDEVNMVETGEGSSKVDVQFIGSKVKLNNWDDTPLPTWKEFCINDMTCMRTLRPSLKSQSNSEIIIQQIECDDEIEYDEEEAFKEISKELSHFEEKPKPNLNETEAINLGDPDNIRETWNDKSGRK, from the exons atgcccaaatttgacttgtATGATAGGCACAGAGATCACGTTGCCCACTTAAGGGGATTTTGCAGTAAAATAAGAGGAGCCGGTAGGAAAGATGAGTTGTTAATTgcatactttagccagagtctgagtggtgcggcattggagtggtacactcatcaggatcacagcagatggtacacctgggatgatttggcccaagcattcgctcgaCATTTCCTATACAACATAGAAAttgttccagatcatttgtctttgactaagatagagaagaagcctagtgaaagttttagggaatatggtttccgctggagagaaccgGCAACACGGGTTAACCCTCCAATGGAGGAGGATAAAATGGTGGAATACTTTATTCAGgccttggagcctacttactttggtcatctaatctcggccatag aaaagtgttggcactTGAAGAATGCCatccaagagcttattgatacgaACCAAATTGTTGTTCAGAGCCCAgaagcacccaacatcaatcagaacccattaCCAGCCCATGCTGAAacgcacatgattgagatagtgcacaaGAATGGGGAGCCCAAGAAGACTTCACAATCCGTCATGATGATCCGGTCTTGTGAAAGTAAGCCAGTCAAAGATCCGGTTGTCACAAAAGCAACCTCTTCGATAGCTGAAGGATTGGTAGACAAGTTGAGCATGCCAAATAATAAGCTAGCTGTGGTAGTTGAAAAGAGGTCCCCAAGTGACGTTGTagcaaagaaagaaaagccaaaagtAATCGTGCCGGAGGTATCAA ggagatgctttgccccagaagagttaagaaaagctaaaacacTCAGAGACAAtccagttctagtgaagaaatcggtcactgaagaagaggcggaggagtttttgagaaaaatgaag ATTCTTAATGAAGCTCATGTCCCTGACAAAAtcacagtgaaccatttggagaagatGTCCAATAAGATATTTGAGGCGAACGGGATCACATTCTC tgcaaacatcttacctctctctactctgaacaagttaaaagttgatgatgaaaggatccacaagaacagtatatgTGTCCGAGGTTTTGACAGAGGGGGAAAAGACTCTATTGGAAACATCATGCTCGAattgacaataggaccagttgaatttaccatggagttccaggtactggatgtggttatttcttacaatttgttgttgggtggGCCTTGGATACATGTTGGCAAAGCAGTTCTGTCTTCTctacaccagatggtgaagttcgagtgggacagacaagaaatcgtCGTGCATGGTGATAAGAACTTATGTGCTTTCAATGATACATCTGTCCCGTTTATTGAGGCTGAAAAAGATAAAGGGCTGTGGGTCTATCAAGTTTCCAAAATAGTGTCGGTTGAAAAGGTTCCGGAAAGGGAATACATTCTAGGTCCAAAGCTAGCTTCTGCAACCGTCATGGTAGCAACTGAAATGTTGAAAAAAGGTTTTGTGCAGGGCAAGGGTCTGGGTGCATCTTTGCAAGGTATCGTGCAGCTAGTGTCTTTGCGTGAAAATATgggtacatttggtctggggttcaagcctatagGGGATGATGTAAAGAAGGCAAGAAAGCTAAAAAAGAAGGCATGGTCTCTACCTAAGCTAGTCCCACATCTCTCCAGGTCTTTCATCAAGGCAGGGGTCGTGAAGCGACCAGTGACAACAATTCCAAAGcctgtggttgattttgataaaGAATTGGTTAAAAGGTTCCACAGTTTATTTGAtgaggtgaacatggtagaaACTGGGGAAGGTTCCAGCAAAGTGGATGTGCAGTTTATTGGGTCAAAagtgaagcttaacaattgggaTGACACTCCTCTCCCTACctggaaggagttttg tatcaatgacatgacatgcatgaggactcttcggccaagtcttaaaagccaatctaactctgaaataataatccaacaaatagagtgtgatgatgaaatagaatatgatgaagaggaGGCATTtaaggaaattagtaaagagctaagtcactttgaagagaaacccaagcctaatttgaatgaaactgaagcaatcaatttaggggatccaGATAATATCAGGGAAACTTGGAACGACAAATCAGGGAGgaaataa